The stretch of DNA ATGACCGGCAGCGGCAGGTGGGTTCCCGGTAAGTTCTCGCCCGGCAAGCCGGGGCAAGCTTTGAGGACTTCCGCGGTTTGTGTGCCGAATAGCCGCCAGACTGCTGTGGTTTGGTCGGGGGATAAACCGGAACTTTCCGCGAGGCGAGCGATTTCAGCTTGCAGGGCTGTGGCATTGGCGGGGTAATCTTTGCCGCCGGGGACGTAGCGGTCGCGGGTGTTGGCGATGCGGGGTTGATTGATTAATTCGAGCACGCGGTCAGTGGTCTGCTCTCCGAGCGCGCGGCAGGTTGTTAATTTTCCGCCGATGAGCGTGAGGACCGGCAGTTTTCCGATTTGCTGTTCTTCGATCCAATGCCGGCGGGTGACGGCGCCGGGGGACTTGGCAGACGATTTGGGCAAGGGGCGAATTCCGCTGTAATGCAACGAGACGTCCCCGCGGGTTAAATCGACGTTTGGAAACAAATCGTTGACGGCACCGATGAGGTAGTTGATCTCGTCATCGGTGGCGTTTGCCGTTTCGGGGGGGGCATCGAACGGTTCGTCCGTTGTGCCGACCAGCACGGCATCGTCGAAGGGGAGCACGAAGACCAACCGGTTGTCGGGGGCTTCGGCGTACACTCCTTGTTCGTGCAGCGCGGCTTTGAGCCGGGGATTGTAGGTAAGGATATGGCTGCCTTTGGTGCCGGCGAACAGTTGCGGCGAATTGGCACCCAATTGCTTGAGCGTTGCATCGCCGCCGGCGCCGGTGGCGTTGATGATGAGCGAGGGTTGAATGGCGGGCGTGATTGGTTGGCCGTTCTCGAGGCTGACAATGTCAACGTGATCGGAATCAATCTCAGCGCGGTGGTAGGTGTGGATGTCGAAGCGCAGTTGTTTTTCCGCAGCAACTTGCCGAGCGTCCTCGAACAGCGCCAAGATCCAGCGTTCGGTATTGACGATCTGTCCGTCGCTGTAAGCGCACAGCCAGGGGAATTTTTGGGCATCCACCCGTGGCAAACCTTCTTCCCCGGTGTTGTGGACACTGTACTTGGGCATGGTGCGATCGCGGGCGTAGATTTGATACATTTTCAAACCGGCGCGAACCAGCCACATTCCGCGGGTCTTGTGGTTGGCGGCTGTGCCTTGATGTCGTTTGCTCCAGGAATCGGCCCAGCCTTCGAGTTTGAGAAAGCGGAGCATCGTGGG from Symmachiella dynata encodes:
- a CDS encoding glycerol-3-phosphate dehydrogenase/oxidase, translated to MDRPPAPLVLILGAGINGAACARELVLNGVSVVVVDTADIAYGASSKSSRLIHGGLRYLEYGEFHLVRESLEERTRLLRQAPQFVRPLRLCIPVNNRLSGVLPTMLRFLKLEGWADSWSKRHQGTAANHKTRGMWLVRAGLKMYQIYARDRTMPKYSVHNTGEEGLPRVDAQKFPWLCAYSDGQIVNTERWILALFEDARQVAAEKQLRFDIHTYHRAEIDSDHVDIVSLENGQPITPAIQPSLIINATGAGGDATLKQLGANSPQLFAGTKGSHILTYNPRLKAALHEQGVYAEAPDNRLVFVLPFDDAVLVGTTDEPFDAPPETANATDDEINYLIGAVNDLFPNVDLTRGDVSLHYSGIRPLPKSSAKSPGAVTRRHWIEEQQIGKLPVLTLIGGKLTTCRALGEQTTDRVLELINQPRIANTRDRYVPGGKDYPANATALQAEIARLAESSGLSPDQTTAVWRLFGTQTAEVLKACPGLPGENLPGTHLPLPVIRWIIVHEWTSTLGDLVERRILLMFEPSLSRPALEQLATLLVESGKLNADAVDAAIETTIARLAEFYGITVAAAG